The sequence below is a genomic window from Pirellulales bacterium.
TGTGCGATTCGATCATCCGCTTCAACTCGGCTTCGAACTGTTGGGCCGAGTCGGCGGTCCGTTTCAATTCTCCCTTACCGGATGCGACCGAACGGTCGCCGCTGGGCATGTCCTGCCAAACCAATAACCCCAGCTTGTCGCACCAGTAATACCAGCGGTCCGGCTCGACTTTGACGTGCTTGCGCACCATGTTGAAGCCGAGCCGTTTCGTGACCTCGAGGTCATAGAGTTGCGCGGCGTCACTGGGGGCTGTGTAAAGCCCGTCGGGCCAGAATCCCTGATCCAGCGGACCGTACTGAAACAGCGCGGTTCCATTCAGCAGGATGCGCATCGCCCCTTTCGCACTCTTGCCTATCGAGATATCGCGCATGCCGAAGTAGCTTTCCAGCGCGTCGCTTTCACGCTCAACGTTGCCGATCACCACTTTCAACCCATACAGGAACGGGTCGGCAGGGCTCCACGGGTGCGGGTCTGGCAGCGGAAGCTCGATCGTCTGGCCAATCGTCCCGGTGGCCGTCGCCACGGTATCTTCGCCGGAAAGTGCCGTCAGGCGGACGGGCATATCTTCGGCCTCGGGCGAGCCTTGGGCCGTGACTCTTACAACGCCGGCCTTCAGATCGGGCGTGATGCGCAGCGAAGTTACGTAAGCGTCCGAAACCGGTTCGATCCACACCGTCTGCCAGATTCCGGTGGTCGAGGTGTACCAAATGCCGTGCGGCTTGCGCACCTGTTTGCCGCGCGGCTGCGTGCCGGCGTCACCGGGATCATACACGCCGACGATTAATTCTTGCTCGCCCGTTCCATTTAGCGCCGTGGTGATATCGAAATCGAAGGGGTCGTAACCGCCACGGTGCGAGCCGAGCTTTTTGCCGTTCACCCACACGGTTGTGTCCCAATCGACCGCGCCAAAATGCAACAAGACGTGCTTACCGGTCCATCCTTGCGGCACGGTAAACATCCGCCGGTACCAGACGCGTTCGGCATCGCGCATCACGCCCGACAGTGCCGACTCGACCGGAAACGGGACCAGGATCTGCTGCGAAAGTTGCCTGCCGACGGGGGGCGCCGAATCACGTCCGGCAACCGCGAATTGCCACAAGCCGTTCAGATTGTGCCACTGGCGGCGAACCATCTGCGGCCGGGGGTATTCGCTCCATACCTTGTCGGGGCGAACTTCCTTAGCAAAACGGGTCAACAGCGGGCCGGCAGCAGGCTGCCAGTCGGCGCCGCGTGCAAACGGCGCCAGGCCCACCAGGACCACAAACAATGCGAGACGAATAGACATGCGGTCGGCTCCGCGGGAAGACGTGGTCCTGACAAAAGCATACGCCGCACGGTCCGGGATGACACCGCGGCGGGAGTCTTTAGGCTAGCCCAGCGGCGCGATGCATTCAATCTGCCGGCCGGCGCCCGAGCAGTCCCCAGGCTGTTGTCAGGATCGCCGATACGGCCAGCGCCGCTGTGCCGGGCTCGGGCACGGGCGAAGAGAACGACAGCGTGACGTCGTAGTTGCTGCTCCCCAGCGGGTTGTCGGCGAAAATCAAGTCGACGTGGTCATTAAACACCTCGAACGAGGCCAGGTCGCGCCCCTCGTTTTTGACGAACGTCGCCGAGCTCAGGTCGACCGTGTTGGGCAGAAACGTCGTGGCGCCCGAATTCGACAAAGTGGGCTGCACGCTCGGATCCCAGGCGACGCCGTTCAAAGACATCGAGGTCGGGGTGCCCCAGAAATAATGATCGAGCGTAGCGCCCGTGTTCGTAATCACGACGCGATCGCTGCCGTCGATCGTTCCTTGCACGTGCAATAGAGTTTGCGTGGTGGGCACCCGGGGCGGCTCTTTCGTCAACACGACCTGAAACGTATACAGGTCGTCGCCATTGGGCGTATCCGCCAGATGGATTTGCAGATCGTTGCCATCAATCT
It includes:
- a CDS encoding glycoside hydrolase family 2 TIM barrel-domain containing protein — translated: MSIRLALFVVLVGLAPFARGADWQPAAGPLLTRFAKEVRPDKVWSEYPRPQMVRRQWHNLNGLWQFAVAGRDSAPPVGRQLSQQILVPFPVESALSGVMRDAERVWYRRMFTVPQGWTGKHVLLHFGAVDWDTTVWVNGKKLGSHRGGYDPFDFDITTALNGTGEQELIVGVYDPGDAGTQPRGKQVRKPHGIWYTSTTGIWQTVWIEPVSDAYVTSLRITPDLKAGVVRVTAQGSPEAEDMPVRLTALSGEDTVATATGTIGQTIELPLPDPHPWSPADPFLYGLKVVIGNVERESDALESYFGMRDISIGKSAKGAMRILLNGTALFQYGPLDQGFWPDGLYTAPSDAAQLYDLEVTKRLGFNMVRKHVKVEPDRWYYWCDKLGLLVWQDMPSGDRSVASGKGELKRTADSAQQFEAELKRMIESHINHPSIVMWVVFNEGWGQYDTARLTRYTEELDPSRLVCGASGWNDMQVGDVHDIHVYPGPGAPPAEDDRAAVLGEFGGLGLPLVGHTWQNEKNWGYRNLSSKDELNEGYLKLLDGLRPLVADPGLSAAVYTQTTDVEIEVNGLMTYDRDVIKVDEHAAAAAAARLYLPPPIVRTLVPTSEHSAQHWLYTLNTPGVKWALPEFDDKQWSEAPGGFGTSDTPGAVVGTVWNTAEIWLRRRFTLGDFDRENVFVRLHHDEDVEVFLNGVLAAKASGYSTDYQLLPIAPKARAALRAGENILSVHCKQTGGGQYVDVGVVEVTEQLQAE